One genomic segment of Vespa velutina chromosome 10, iVesVel2.1, whole genome shotgun sequence includes these proteins:
- the LOC124952286 gene encoding early nodulin-75 — MFVVRISLVSLVYFVVLTSCQYQQEPQQAAILSDARYLAGDGTFGSAYTQEDGVEFKEESDINGDRRGSYSYVDPTGQRRTVTYTAGKNGFQATGDHIPVPPPQIPPQPEYVPLPQYNPPDYKPPAAYRTPVPSPPVYKSSNPAQYQTRTEPEYEPRAVYQPQSQPQPQPQHQPQYQYRPQTRYTSPDVQSIPSFNPRPQYQPTQGAPIQRYNEITTPPPHRFYPPGKLNFNRTPDGFSYTFSKS; from the exons ATGTTCGTTGTTCGAATTTCACTC GTATCATTGGTATACTTTGTCGTACTGACAAGCTGTCAGTATCAACAGGAACCCCAACAAGCAGCGATTTTAAGCGACGCAAGATATCTAGCAGGTGATGGTACTTTCGGTTCAGCTTATACACAAGAAGATGGAGTCGAgtttaaagaagaaagtgaCATTAACGGTGATCGACGTGGCTCTTATTCTTACGTAGATCCAACCGGACAAAGGCGTACAGTGACATACACAGCCGGAAAGAATGGATTTCAG gCAACTGGTGATCACATTCCCGTACCGCCACCACAAATACCACCGCAACCGGAGTACGTGCCATTACCACAGTATAATCCTCCTGACTATAAACCACCAGCCGCTTATAGGACTCCAGTACCATCCCCACCAGTATACAAGAGTTCAAATCCAGCGCAGTATCAAACACGAACCGAACCGGAATATGAGCCACGAGCCGTCTATCAGCCTCAATCTCAGCCCCAACCCCAACCCCAACACCAACCCCAATATCAATATCGTCCACAGACACGATACACGTCACCGGATGTCCAATCTATACCCTCGTTTAACCCTCGACCACAGTATCAACCTACACAAGGAGCACCCATTCAAAGATACAACGAAATTACAACGCCACCGCCCCACAGATTCTATCCACCGGGAAAGCTTAATTTCAATAGGACACCCGATGGATTTTCTTATACCTTCAGTAAGAGTTAa